In the genome of Ignavibacteriales bacterium, one region contains:
- a CDS encoding cytochrome C oxidase subunit IV family protein yields MENHEQHAEHGHGYGIYILVWLALMALTSITVAVAGINFGALTVATALVIASVKTYLVLTIFMHLRSEQKAFRIFVGVAIFFLAISFILLFADYSF; encoded by the coding sequence ATGGAAAATCATGAACAACATGCTGAGCACGGACATGGATACGGAATTTATATCCTCGTCTGGCTTGCGTTAATGGCACTGACTTCAATTACAGTTGCTGTTGCGGGGATTAATTTCGGCGCACTGACGGTCGCCACCGCGCTGGTTATAGCATCAGTTAAAACCTACTTAGTGCTGACAATTTTTATGCATCTTCGATCTGAACAAAAAGCTTTCAGAATTTTTGTCGGGGTTGCAATATTTTTTCTTGCAATATCATTTATTCTTCTATTTGCAGATTATTCTTTTTAA
- a CDS encoding protoheme IX farnesyltransferase yields the protein MKSRLKILAELTKIRITIFVTVTMVFGFISAAGEINSRVILPALGLLLLACGSAAVNHYQERFTDALMDRTKNRPIPSKRISERQALWTASLLVLTGSLLIYLSAGMIALILGLLNLIWYNIIYTPLKKVTAMAIIPGSLVGAIPPAVGWVAGGGLITDPQLFILSFFFFIWQIPHFWLLVLVLDKDYERAGFPTLTQKFSEDQLTRITFIWIIATAVTSVLIPLFGLVQNEIINFGLFIAGSWLSWNSFKFLMSKRETLSFRFAFKEINIFALTVVVLLSVDKLFIIF from the coding sequence TTGAAGAGTCGATTAAAAATATTAGCAGAGTTAACCAAGATCAGGATAACAATTTTTGTTACCGTTACCATGGTCTTTGGATTTATCAGCGCAGCCGGAGAAATTAATTCCCGCGTAATTCTTCCAGCGCTTGGTCTGCTTCTGCTTGCTTGTGGCTCGGCAGCAGTGAATCATTACCAGGAAAGATTCACTGATGCATTGATGGATAGAACCAAAAATCGTCCGATTCCATCAAAAAGAATTAGCGAACGACAAGCTTTATGGACTGCTTCATTATTGGTTTTAACAGGTTCATTACTAATTTATTTAAGTGCGGGGATGATCGCGCTCATCCTCGGACTGCTCAATCTTATATGGTATAATATTATTTATACACCTCTGAAAAAGGTGACCGCAATGGCTATTATTCCGGGTTCATTAGTGGGTGCGATTCCGCCTGCTGTGGGATGGGTTGCCGGCGGCGGCTTAATTACTGATCCTCAGCTTTTTATACTTTCGTTCTTCTTTTTCATCTGGCAGATCCCGCACTTCTGGCTACTTGTACTGGTTCTTGACAAAGATTATGAACGCGCAGGATTTCCGACTTTAACACAAAAATTTTCCGAAGATCAACTGACGAGGATAACATTCATCTGGATAATTGCAACCGCAGTAACATCTGTACTTATTCCATTGTTCGGATTGGTTCAAAATGAAATAATAAATTTTGGATTGTTCATTGCCGGAAGCTGGTTGTCATGGAATTCCTTTAAGTTTTTAATGTCGAAGAGGGAAACTTTGTCATTCAGGTTTGCTTTTAAGGAGATTAACATCTTTGCTCTGACAGTGGTTGTACTGCTATCAGTAGATAAACTTTTTATAATATTTTAA
- a CDS encoding SCO family protein produces MRIVFVLILFCITEVAASSPEKIEIGIDEQLGKIVPKELVFSDENGNSVELGELINSPVVFAFVYYNCPGICHPLMAEISDVVNNSELVPGKDYRIITLSIDEFETPQIASEKKNTFTALIDKNFPDSSWLFLTGDSLNIKQLADACGFYFKREGKDFVHTGALIFLSPEGKISRYLFPAYSKSKGYGILPFDFKMAVIEASEGKTTPTIAKVLQFCFSYNPEGQTYVLNLTRIFGAGILILVGAFLIFVVIKPKKRKS; encoded by the coding sequence ATGAGGATAGTATTTGTACTGATATTGTTTTGTATTACTGAAGTAGCTGCTTCTTCCCCTGAAAAAATAGAAATAGGGATTGATGAACAGTTAGGCAAAATAGTACCTAAAGAGCTTGTTTTTAGTGATGAAAATGGAAATAGTGTTGAGCTTGGTGAGCTAATAAATTCACCGGTTGTTTTTGCATTTGTGTATTACAATTGCCCGGGAATTTGTCATCCTTTGATGGCGGAAATATCTGATGTTGTTAATAATTCTGAACTGGTTCCGGGAAAAGACTACAGGATAATAACTTTAAGTATAGATGAGTTTGAAACTCCGCAAATTGCATCAGAGAAAAAAAATACTTTCACAGCTTTGATTGATAAAAATTTTCCTGATTCATCATGGTTGTTTCTTACAGGTGACAGCCTGAATATAAAACAGCTTGCAGATGCTTGCGGATTTTATTTCAAACGTGAAGGAAAAGATTTTGTTCACACAGGCGCACTGATATTTTTATCACCGGAAGGAAAAATATCACGCTACCTGTTTCCGGCTTATTCAAAAAGCAAAGGTTATGGGATTCTTCCTTTTGATTTTAAGATGGCTGTAATAGAAGCCTCAGAAGGTAAGACAACCCCGACAATTGCAAAAGTTCTTCAGTTCTGTTTCAGCTACAACCCTGAAGGACAAACATACGTTTTGAATCTTACAAGAATATTCGGAGCCGGAATACTGATACTTGTAGGTGCATTTTTAATTTTTGTAGTAATTAAACCAAAGAAAAGAAAAAGTTAA
- a CDS encoding cytochrome c oxidase subunit 3: MSTQEHAAAHVHRDDIGAKMGMWLFLFTELLLFGGMFFLYSVYRFVNQDAFHLAAKELNTIIGMFNTAILLTSSLTMAISIAAIQKNNRNLSIFFQLLTIVLALGFMVNKYFEWSAKIHHGIFPGGEELLAKSQGEILFFGLYYVMTGLHGLHVIIGVVLIGFMTRLTKNGVIRQDSYVKLEAAGLYWHLVDIIWIFLFPLFYLIT; the protein is encoded by the coding sequence GTGAGTACACAAGAACACGCCGCTGCTCACGTTCACAGGGACGATATCGGCGCAAAGATGGGAATGTGGTTGTTCCTGTTCACAGAGTTACTTCTTTTCGGAGGTATGTTCTTTTTATATTCTGTTTACCGCTTCGTTAACCAGGATGCGTTTCATCTTGCTGCAAAAGAGTTGAATACTATTATCGGTATGTTCAATACCGCCATATTACTCACAAGCAGTTTAACAATGGCGATATCAATAGCGGCGATTCAAAAGAATAACAGGAATCTTTCAATCTTCTTTCAATTGCTTACCATTGTACTTGCACTCGGTTTTATGGTTAATAAATATTTTGAATGGTCGGCAAAAATTCATCACGGTATCTTTCCGGGTGGCGAGGAGCTTCTTGCTAAAAGTCAGGGAGAAATTTTATTCTTCGGTTTGTATTATGTGATGACAGGCTTGCACGGACTACACGTAATAATCGGTGTGGTATTAATAGGTTTTATGACACGACTGACAAAGAACGGTGTCATCCGCCAGGATAGTTATGTAAAACTTGAAGCAGCAGGACTTTACTGGCACCTTGTCGACATTATCTGGATATTCTTATTCCCATTATTCTACTTAATAACTTAA
- a CDS encoding DUF3341 domain-containing protein, whose product MDNKKLFGISSLYNSPDAIIKAAKRVSDEGYTNYDVHTPYPVHGMDAAMKLKPSKLGFITLTFGLSGTALALLLMWWTMSVEYPMVIGGKPFFSLPAFIPVTFEVTVLLATLSTVIGMLTFFFKFPDNNNPLHDTDYMKRVSMDAYGVVIFSDDPKFSESSVRSLFTELGSKEINDVYEKEKESYALFEPRFIMFLVAVAVVVSGGTYVTLNKALYLDPFDWMMEQDKLIPQEKSEFFSDGRGMRTPVKGTVARGYIPYPYTGETNPVEVLSNPFLPTKENLELGKRKFLTYCSPCHGNFADGDSRLRGQFPNPPTLHSQRARDFSDGMIYHIITNGQNTMPSYTSQVTRDERWAIVNYVRALQKAKNADESDLQVVKKESATNVAN is encoded by the coding sequence ATGGATAATAAAAAACTATTCGGAATTTCGAGTCTGTATAATTCTCCCGACGCGATAATTAAAGCAGCCAAACGTGTGTCGGATGAAGGTTACACTAATTATGATGTCCATACTCCTTATCCTGTCCACGGTATGGATGCTGCAATGAAATTGAAACCTTCAAAACTGGGATTCATTACTCTTACATTTGGTTTGTCCGGAACAGCATTAGCGTTATTGCTTATGTGGTGGACAATGTCAGTTGAATACCCGATGGTTATCGGCGGTAAACCATTTTTCTCGCTCCCTGCTTTTATTCCTGTAACATTTGAGGTTACAGTTTTATTGGCAACTCTTTCTACTGTTATCGGAATGCTGACATTCTTTTTTAAATTCCCGGATAATAACAATCCTCTGCACGATACCGACTATATGAAGAGAGTATCAATGGATGCTTACGGTGTTGTTATCTTTTCTGATGATCCTAAATTTAGTGAATCATCCGTCCGTTCATTGTTCACTGAATTGGGAAGCAAAGAAATAAATGATGTTTATGAAAAAGAAAAAGAATCATACGCATTATTTGAACCGCGGTTCATTATGTTTCTTGTTGCAGTAGCTGTTGTAGTTAGCGGCGGAACTTATGTTACATTGAACAAAGCTTTATATTTAGATCCATTCGACTGGATGATGGAACAGGATAAATTAATCCCTCAGGAAAAAAGTGAGTTCTTTTCTGACGGCAGGGGAATGAGGACACCTGTTAAAGGTACAGTTGCTAGAGGCTACATTCCATATCCTTATACTGGTGAAACAAACCCGGTTGAAGTTTTAAGTAATCCATTTCTTCCGACTAAGGAAAATCTTGAACTTGGTAAAAGAAAATTTCTAACATACTGCAGTCCCTGTCACGGAAATTTTGCAGATGGCGACAGCAGGCTAAGAGGACAGTTCCCTAATCCACCGACACTTCACTCACAACGTGCGAGAGATTTTTCAGATGGTATGATTTATCATATCATAACAAACGGACAGAATACAATGCCTTCATATACATCGCAGGTAACAAGGGATGAACGATGGGCAATTGTGAATTATGTCCGTGCTTTACAAAAAGCAAAAAATGCCGATGAATCTGATTTACAAGTAGTTAAAAAGGAGTCTGCTACAAATGTCGCAAACTAA
- the ctaD gene encoding cytochrome c oxidase subunit I — protein MSSEAISTNKNGYVSYLDYKGKHTGFLGWVLSTDHKRIGILYLIALMVFFAVGVTFGFLMRLELIAPGRTIMDPQTYNSIFTLHGVIMIFLFVIPGLPAVFGNFFLPIMIGAKDVAFPRLNLLSWYLYVAGGLLAILSILLPGGPADTGWTFYIPYSVRTGTNVMFTMFAAFILGFSSILTGLNFVTTIHRLRAPGMTWFKMPLFTWSLYATAWVQVLATPIIGITLLLVVIERWLGVGLFDPSLGGDPVLFQHLFWIYSHPAVYIMILPAMGIVSEIIPVFARRTIFGYKFIAFSSIAIALFGSLVWAHHMFTAGMSNTGQFIFSLLTMIVAIPSAIKVFNWTATLYKGSIELAPPMLYVLAFIFLFSIGGLTGIMQGVLSIDIQVHDTSFIVAHFHYVMFGGTGFGIFAALHYWLPKMFARMYNQKVAKVAFWLVFVGFNVLYFPMFVMGWLGMPRRYYDYLPEFQPYHLTSTVGSWILVLGLIIMFTNLIVSMRKGQTITKWNIWGGETLEWKVETPPTLENFDDIPVVTERPYEYRENDLAELEKEAK, from the coding sequence ATGTCGAGTGAAGCTATTTCCACAAATAAAAACGGATACGTCAGCTACCTTGATTATAAAGGAAAGCATACGGGATTTCTCGGCTGGGTTCTTTCAACTGATCATAAAAGAATAGGGATATTATACCTTATCGCATTGATGGTATTCTTTGCAGTAGGTGTAACATTCGGATTTTTAATGAGACTTGAACTGATAGCTCCCGGTCGCACAATAATGGATCCGCAAACTTATAACTCCATATTCACACTGCATGGAGTTATAATGATTTTCCTTTTTGTAATACCGGGTTTACCTGCAGTATTCGGTAACTTCTTTTTACCGATAATGATCGGCGCAAAAGATGTTGCTTTCCCAAGACTGAATTTGCTTTCATGGTATTTATATGTCGCGGGAGGTTTGTTAGCTATTCTTTCAATCTTATTACCCGGCGGACCTGCTGATACAGGTTGGACATTCTATATTCCTTACAGCGTAAGAACCGGAACTAATGTAATGTTCACCATGTTCGCAGCATTCATACTTGGGTTCTCATCAATACTTACAGGATTAAACTTTGTAACCACAATACACAGGTTACGCGCTCCCGGAATGACATGGTTTAAAATGCCTTTGTTTACATGGTCGCTCTATGCAACAGCGTGGGTTCAGGTGTTAGCTACACCAATCATCGGTATTACTTTACTTCTTGTAGTTATTGAAAGATGGCTGGGCGTAGGATTATTTGATCCATCACTCGGCGGCGATCCTGTATTGTTTCAGCATTTGTTCTGGATATATTCACATCCGGCGGTATATATAATGATTCTCCCTGCGATGGGAATTGTTTCTGAGATCATTCCTGTTTTTGCAAGACGAACAATTTTTGGTTATAAATTTATTGCTTTCTCAAGTATCGCCATTGCATTGTTTGGTTCACTTGTATGGGCGCATCATATGTTTACTGCTGGAATGAGCAATACAGGTCAGTTCATCTTTTCATTACTAACTATGATTGTCGCAATACCAAGTGCGATCAAAGTATTTAACTGGACGGCTACTTTATATAAAGGTTCAATCGAACTGGCTCCACCGATGTTATATGTACTCGCTTTTATATTTCTGTTCTCAATCGGCGGATTAACAGGAATTATGCAAGGCGTTTTATCGATTGATATCCAGGTGCATGATACTTCATTCATAGTTGCGCACTTCCATTATGTGATGTTTGGCGGAACAGGTTTTGGAATATTTGCCGCGTTGCATTACTGGCTGCCGAAAATGTTCGCGAGGATGTATAATCAGAAAGTAGCTAAAGTTGCCTTCTGGCTTGTGTTTGTTGGATTCAATGTACTCTACTTCCCGATGTTTGTTATGGGCTGGCTTGGTATGCCGAGAAGATATTATGACTATCTTCCTGAATTTCAACCTTATCATCTTACGTCAACAGTTGGTTCATGGATACTCGTTCTTGGGTTAATAATAATGTTCACCAATCTGATAGTGTCGATGCGTAAAGGACAAACAATTACTAAATGGAACATCTGGGGTGGAGAAACACTTGAATGGAAAGTTGAAACTCCTCCGACTTTAGAAAATTTTGATGATATACCTGTAGTTACTGAGCGTCCGTATGAGTACAGGGAAAATGATCTTGCAGAACTTGAAAAGGAGGCAAAGTGA
- the coxB gene encoding cytochrome c oxidase subunit II, with the protein MYAGPSNFIESVDSTFLFVLIVSVFFLVLITALMIFFVVKYNRKRNPKAVNVHSNLALEITWTVIPTILVLIMFWYGWVGYMDMAEAPENSLKVDVTAQMWKWSFKYENGTTTDTLYVPVNRPVKLNLNSLDVNHALFIPAFRVKKDVLPGQDRFVWFESGETGSYDIACAEYCGLNHSYMYSKVVVLAESEYKVWADTAGKSSAIDSLTVSK; encoded by the coding sequence ATGTATGCCGGACCATCAAATTTTATAGAATCAGTTGACAGCACATTTCTCTTTGTCCTGATTGTATCAGTTTTTTTCCTGGTTCTTATAACAGCGTTAATGATTTTCTTTGTTGTGAAGTACAACAGGAAAAGAAACCCTAAAGCAGTAAATGTTCACAGTAATCTTGCATTGGAAATAACCTGGACAGTCATTCCTACAATATTGGTATTAATTATGTTCTGGTATGGATGGGTTGGATATATGGATATGGCGGAGGCTCCTGAGAATTCATTGAAAGTTGATGTGACTGCACAGATGTGGAAATGGTCTTTCAAATATGAAAACGGTACAACTACTGATACGTTATATGTTCCCGTTAATCGTCCGGTAAAACTTAATTTAAATTCACTTGATGTAAACCACGCATTGTTTATTCCGGCTTTCAGAGTTAAGAAAGATGTTCTGCCGGGACAGGATCGTTTCGTTTGGTTTGAATCAGGTGAAACCGGTTCCTATGATATTGCCTGTGCAGAATACTGCGGATTAAATCATAGCTATATGTACAGCAAAGTTGTGGTACTTGCTGAGTCTGAATACAAAGTCTGGGCTGACACAGCCGGTAAATCATCCGCAATTGATTCATTAACTGTTTCGAAGTAA
- a CDS encoding c-type cytochrome translates to MNFLDSLVLPQSAEHIELLHYMLMLILFLFIPFISIEFGGTFLSLLYKRKAVKYGNELYLKFAKDIIDTVTINKSVGVILGIMPLLTIIIIFAQLLHKSGVMTVSILSMSLLFEIVGLILIYSYKYSLSFNNIFDSLKNVNISDPSVDEDIKKLSRGTFNLSVKAGRYGFLFLLAAIWLFVSGFTLALYPGSWENQNIFSVIFSAAALIRLLSFASAALALTGGTILFVFFYWDGGKQNLNPEYSDYVKTQSIKVTFSFSILIPLFIFINLIFLPVTAVSGFIFLLAVIGMLLLFLAYHYLYAMIRNGELRFSGHLFFALLFSIIAIIVQDQLAMGNATELQSKKLSSEYEVHLAELKGTDAGVEKLNGKEIYDVRCAACHRFDVKLVGPAHKDVLPKYEGKLNQLVAFIRNPVKVDPAFPPMPNPGLKPQEAQAVAEYLLEEMKKK, encoded by the coding sequence ATGAATTTTCTTGACAGTCTGGTTTTGCCGCAATCAGCAGAACACATTGAGCTTCTTCATTATATGCTAATGTTGATTCTGTTTTTATTTATCCCCTTTATCAGCATAGAGTTCGGCGGTACCTTTCTTTCATTGTTATACAAAAGAAAAGCCGTCAAATACGGAAATGAACTGTATCTGAAATTTGCAAAAGATATTATTGATACGGTTACTATCAATAAAAGTGTAGGTGTTATTCTTGGTATCATGCCTCTGCTAACCATCATCATAATCTTTGCACAGCTGCTTCATAAATCCGGTGTAATGACTGTAAGTATTCTTTCAATGTCATTACTTTTTGAAATAGTAGGATTGATACTGATTTATTCGTACAAGTATTCATTATCGTTCAACAATATTTTTGATTCGCTAAAAAATGTAAATATATCAGACCCTTCAGTTGATGAAGATATAAAAAAATTAAGTCGGGGTACTTTTAATTTAAGTGTGAAGGCTGGAAGATATGGTTTCTTATTCCTGCTGGCGGCTATATGGTTGTTTGTGAGTGGTTTTACACTGGCACTCTATCCCGGTTCGTGGGAAAATCAGAATATTTTTTCTGTGATATTTTCAGCAGCTGCGTTAATTCGACTTTTAAGTTTTGCTTCAGCAGCACTTGCGTTAACCGGCGGTACTATTTTATTTGTATTCTTTTACTGGGATGGCGGAAAACAAAATTTAAATCCTGAATATTCGGATTATGTTAAGACTCAATCCATCAAAGTGACATTTTCATTTTCCATACTTATTCCACTTTTCATTTTTATCAACCTGATTTTCCTGCCCGTTACAGCAGTTTCCGGATTTATTTTCTTACTCGCAGTTATAGGAATGCTGCTGTTGTTCCTTGCATACCACTATTTATATGCAATGATAAGAAACGGCGAATTAAGATTTTCTGGTCATTTATTTTTTGCTCTTTTGTTTTCGATAATCGCAATCATAGTTCAGGATCAACTTGCAATGGGAAACGCGACTGAACTTCAATCTAAAAAACTGAGCAGTGAATATGAAGTGCATCTTGCTGAATTGAAGGGGACTGATGCGGGAGTTGAAAAATTAAATGGCAAGGAAATTTATGATGTCAGATGCGCCGCATGCCATCGTTTTGATGTTAAACTTGTCGGACCTGCACATAAAGATGTGCTTCCTAAATATGAAGGTAAACTAAATCAGCTTGTTGCATTCATCAGGAACCCTGTAAAGGTCGATCCGGCATTTCCGCCCATGCCTAATCCGGGTTTAAAACCGCAGGAAGCGCAGGCTGTAGCTGAATACCTGCTGGAAGAAATGAAGAAGAAATAG
- a CDS encoding cytochrome c: MNKPDINIKIIIEMISENPGRLFGLLYPYILVLGTGIGIYYLGQINNVARQVVPPLLPDTTVVNDLSIVEAKSVPPIDIIKLSVPTPELIAKGKTLFSASCSTCHGEEGTGTGPGSVGLNPAPRNFTVSENWKNGSTLTGIYQSLEEGIAGSGMISYNFMLPEERIALAHYIRSTFVSDAKANTNDELLAMDQLYSLSKGTEIAAQIPVKSAVELITKKESEVQNRIEKSIEQIKSNSTDTGSKLFLDVTSDPVKALSSLNNSLNWKNSEENFIKTVIANVNQNGFKTSVAGLNKSEWNTLFNFLSRTL; the protein is encoded by the coding sequence ATGAATAAACCTGATATAAATATTAAAATAATTATAGAGATGATTTCTGAAAATCCTGGAAGACTTTTCGGACTTTTGTATCCGTACATTCTGGTTCTAGGTACGGGAATAGGGATTTACTATCTCGGTCAGATTAACAATGTAGCGCGACAGGTTGTTCCTCCTTTGCTTCCGGATACAACTGTTGTGAATGACCTGAGTATCGTTGAGGCAAAATCAGTTCCGCCGATTGATATAATAAAATTAAGTGTACCAACTCCTGAGTTAATAGCTAAAGGGAAAACTTTATTTTCCGCAAGTTGTTCAACCTGTCACGGAGAAGAAGGAACAGGCACCGGACCCGGTTCTGTTGGGCTTAATCCCGCACCAAGAAATTTTACTGTAAGTGAAAACTGGAAAAACGGTTCCACATTAACCGGAATATATCAGTCCCTTGAAGAAGGTATCGCGGGAAGCGGAATGATTTCTTATAACTTCATGCTTCCTGAGGAAAGAATTGCTCTTGCTCACTATATCAGGTCAACTTTTGTTTCAGATGCAAAAGCAAACACAAATGATGAACTGCTTGCAATGGATCAGTTATATAGTCTTTCAAAAGGCACTGAGATAGCTGCACAGATTCCCGTCAAATCTGCTGTTGAACTGATAACTAAAAAGGAGTCAGAAGTTCAGAACAGAATTGAGAAATCAATTGAACAGATAAAATCAAACAGCACTGATACCGGCAGCAAGTTGTTCCTTGATGTTACTTCTGATCCGGTCAAAGCATTATCATCACTAAATAATTCTTTAAACTGGAAAAACAGTGAAGAAAATTTTATTAAGACTGTAATCGCAAACGTAAATCAAAATGGTTTTAAAACTTCAGTGGCTGGTTTGAATAAGAGTGAATGGAATACATTGTTTAACTTTTTAAGCAGGACGTTGTAA
- the nrfD gene encoding polysulfide reductase NrfD, with translation MDSKPDKKFFMALTISGSALLFGVICVTLTLLYGVGLWGNNQPVGWGFAITNFVFWVGIGHAGTLISAILFLLRQKWRTGIARFAEAMTIFAVICAAMFPVLHTGRPWLGGYLFPYPNQHGLWVNFTSPLVWDVFAVSTYFTVSLVFWYIGLIPDFATMRDRTTATFRKTIYSIFSLGWRHSHRNWQHYEKAYVLLAGFATPLVLSVHTIVSFDFAVSIIPGWHTTIFPPYFVAGAIFSGFAMVVTVLLVVRKIFDLQRLITMDHLEKMNKVILATGMMVGYAYAMEFFIAWYSGVQAELFVFINRAMGPYAWAYWIMVSCNVISPQLFWFKKIRRSVPAMFFIVILVNVGMWFERFVITVTSLHRDFLPSSWGYFIPTLYDVGILIGSFGLFFTLVILFTKALPVVSIAEIKAVAEGAQPSRNGGHH, from the coding sequence ATGGATTCCAAACCGGATAAAAAATTCTTTATGGCACTGACTATCTCCGGTAGTGCACTGCTGTTCGGAGTTATTTGTGTGACATTGACATTGCTTTATGGTGTTGGACTTTGGGGTAACAATCAACCTGTGGGATGGGGATTCGCAATTACTAATTTTGTGTTCTGGGTTGGTATCGGTCACGCAGGAACACTCATCTCTGCAATCTTGTTTTTACTCAGGCAAAAATGGAGAACAGGCATAGCTCGCTTCGCAGAAGCGATGACAATCTTTGCCGTTATCTGCGCGGCTATGTTCCCGGTACTCCACACCGGAAGACCGTGGTTGGGTGGATACTTGTTTCCATATCCGAATCAACATGGATTATGGGTTAACTTTACTTCACCATTAGTATGGGATGTTTTTGCAGTATCAACATACTTTACTGTTTCACTTGTTTTCTGGTACATAGGTTTGATTCCGGATTTTGCAACTATGCGCGACAGGACAACCGCTACTTTCAGAAAAACAATTTATTCTATATTCAGCTTAGGATGGAGACACTCACACCGCAACTGGCAGCATTATGAAAAAGCTTATGTACTTCTTGCAGGGTTTGCAACTCCACTTGTTCTTTCAGTACATACAATTGTGAGTTTCGACTTTGCTGTATCGATAATACCAGGCTGGCATACAACAATTTTCCCGCCGTACTTTGTCGCTGGTGCTATCTTCTCCGGTTTTGCAATGGTTGTAACTGTTCTTTTAGTTGTAAGAAAGATATTTGATCTCCAAAGACTCATAACTATGGATCATCTTGAAAAGATGAACAAAGTTATTCTTGCCACAGGTATGATGGTTGGATATGCATACGCGATGGAGTTTTTCATTGCCTGGTACAGCGGAGTACAGGCAGAGTTATTTGTTTTTATCAACCGCGCGATGGGTCCTTATGCGTGGGCTTACTGGATAATGGTTAGTTGTAACGTAATCTCACCTCAGTTATTCTGGTTTAAGAAGATAAGAAGATCAGTCCCTGCAATGTTTTTTATCGTAATACTTGTAAACGTTGGTATGTGGTTCGAAAGATTTGTGATAACTGTTACTTCATTACACCGCGACTTTTTGCCATCAAGCTGGGGATATTTTATCCCTACACTTTATGATGTCGGAATTCTTATCGGAAGTTTCGGATTATTTTTTACACTCGTGATATTATTCACAAAAGCTTTACCTGTTGTATCAATAGCAGAAATAAAAGCTGTAGCTGAAGGTGCTCAGCCAAGCCGTAATGGAGGGCATCACTGA
- a CDS encoding quinol:cytochrome C oxidoreductase codes for MLLMSIGVGSLFLVALEYVAGADWSTPIRRIPEHLASLIPVLIILSIPLLLNLSNLFHWTHPGDDKLLIHKAPYLNVTFFIFRVFVCLALWGLFYVVLTRNSRKQDTTGEQLLTKRNIKLSAIFIPLFAITITIAAVDWMMSLEPHWFSTIFGVYYFAGSVVAALSAVTILVVNLKEKGYLSSRLTNDHLFSLGALLFAFINFWAYIAFSQYMLIWYADLPEETFWFLHRWDGIWAYVSILLIIMNFVVPYIVLLSQPAKMDPKKLKFVAVWLLIAKFVDYYWLIIPNMKSENTVSVFSWMDIAFPVAFAGLIMIVFNERVKKTNLIPVGDPKLERGLNFHL; via the coding sequence ATGTTATTGATGAGCATTGGAGTTGGGTCTTTATTCCTGGTTGCACTGGAATATGTAGCAGGTGCTGACTGGAGTACTCCGATCAGAAGAATACCTGAACATCTTGCATCATTAATTCCTGTGCTGATAATTCTTTCAATTCCGCTGCTTCTTAATCTTAGTAATCTGTTTCACTGGACTCACCCTGGTGATGACAAATTACTTATACACAAAGCACCATATCTTAACGTTACATTTTTCATTTTCCGTGTGTTTGTATGTCTTGCATTGTGGGGTCTTTTTTATGTTGTGCTTACAAGGAATTCCAGGAAGCAGGATACTACAGGTGAGCAGCTTCTGACAAAACGAAACATTAAACTATCTGCAATATTCATCCCGCTTTTTGCGATAACTATTACTATCGCCGCGGTTGACTGGATGATGAGTCTTGAACCGCATTGGTTCTCAACAATATTCGGTGTTTATTATTTTGCAGGTAGCGTTGTAGCTGCATTATCAGCGGTTACAATACTCGTTGTAAATTTAAAAGAAAAAGGATACCTCTCTTCGCGTTTGACGAACGATCATTTGTTCAGTCTCGGTGCATTGTTATTTGCGTTTATCAACTTCTGGGCTTACATAGCTTTCTCTCAGTACATGCTAATCTGGTATGCAGATCTTCCCGAAGAAACTTTCTGGTTCCTTCATAGATGGGATGGTATCTGGGCTTATGTTTCCATACTGTTGATCATTATGAATTTTGTAGTACCATATATAGTTTTGTTATCACAACCTGCAAAGATGGATCCTAAGAAATTAAAATTTGTTGCGGTATGGCTGCTAATTGCAAAGTTCGTTGACTACTATTGGCTTATAATTCCAAATATGAAATCTGAAAACACAGTTAGCGTATTTAGCTGGATGGATATTGCTTTCCCGGTTGCATTTGCCGGACTGATTATGATAGTATTCAATGAAAGAGTTAAAAAGACCAACTTAATTCCTGTAGGAGATCCAAAACTTGAAAGAGGATTGAATTTCCATCTTTGA